A window of Solanum stenotomum isolate F172 chromosome 3, ASM1918654v1, whole genome shotgun sequence contains these coding sequences:
- the LOC125860861 gene encoding uncharacterized protein LOC125860861, with amino-acid sequence MEQNLPVIAKKFWNIVRIAFFMLRKGISKKKFMLDFNLLMKRGKIASKAAFHNLMFHHAHQFSSSSSSSASSSTPESVLARAPSSEYEFSCSNSPAYPAFHLPFNFNKRGKHHAHLFPCAHAPATADDDVVVMNAAVMKALEMIQSANASPANNLPGFGRTPTVRQLRITDSPFPLKDVEEDSQVDEAAEKFISKFYRDLMRQSSPGGA; translated from the coding sequence atggagcaAAATTTGCCAGTTATAGCAAAGAAATTCTGGAATATAGTGCGAATAGCTTTCTTCATGCTGAGGAAAGGAATCTCAAAGAAAAAATTCATGCTCGATTTCAACTTACTCATGAAGCGTGGAAAAATCGCTAGCAAAGCCGCATTTCATAATCTCATGTTTCACCACGCGCACCAATTTTCTTCATCGTCTTCATCATCagcttcttcttcaactccCGAATCCGTGTTAGCACGCGCTCCATCCAGCGAGTACGAGTTCAGTTGCAGTAACAGCCCAGCGTACCCAGCTTTTCACCTTCCGTTCAACTTCAACAAGCGCGGTAAGCACCACGCTCATCTCTTTCCGTGTGCACACGCTCCGGCCACCGCAGACGACGATGTTGTTGTGATGAATGCTGCTGTGATGAAGGCTTTGGAAATGATTCAGAGTGCTAATGCATCGCCGGCGAATAATCTGCCCGGATTTGGAAGGACTCCGACGGTGAGGCAGTTGAGGATTACCGATTCTCCGTTTCCGCTGAAAGATGTTGAAGAAGATAGTCAAGTTGATGAAGCTGCTGAGAAATTTATTTCGAAATTCTACAGGGATTTGATGAGGCAATCTTCCCCTGGTGGTGCTTAA
- the LOC125859832 gene encoding uncharacterized protein LOC125859832, whose translation MAPHGETIVRNLSKPPRLSNDSLKRTMSEITYEWMNNDAIIDENLPPVSEVESAKCECCGMSDDYTSEYIDQIRKNYSGKWICGLCADAVKEEAQKNGGQNEEALTTHMSACSKFNKFGRAYPVLNQAEAMRQMLKNNTKGIMRAKSISPRERIMQKKSGGIARTNSCIPAITKEMSDLNIVT comes from the coding sequence atggCACCTCATGGAGAGACAATTGTTCGAAATCTCAGCAAACCACCTCGACTCTCCAACGACAGCCTAAAAAGGACAATGTCTGAAATTACATACGAGTGGATGAACAATGATGCAATAATCGATGAAAATCTCCCTCCAGTCTCCGAGGTAGAAAGCGCGAAATGTGAGTGTTGTGGTATGAGCGATGACTACACATCCGAATACATCGATCAAATTCGAAAAAATTATTCAGGTAAGTGGATATGTGGGCTTTGTGCTGATGCAGTAAAAGAAGAGGCCCAAAAAAATGGAGGACAAAATGAAGAAGCATTAACTACTCATATGAGTGCTTGTAgcaaatttaacaaatttggTAGGGCTTATCCAGTACTTAATCAAGCTGAGGCTATGAGACAAATGTTGAAGAACAATACAAAGGGAATTATGAGGGCAAAATCAATTAGTCCAAGGGAAAGAATTATGCAAAAGAAGAGTGGTGGAATTGCTAGAACTAATAGTTGCATCCCTGCCATTACTAAAGAAATGAGTGACCTTAATATAGTAACCTGA